The proteins below are encoded in one region of Polynucleobacter sp. AP-Elch-400A-B2:
- a CDS encoding serine hydrolase, whose product MCLNRFWPLVHICLISFGVASSSLVIAANSDSQTAKSTKSAAKAPAKSESKKLVKSSKKPKTVRTTVTRSVESVIPARPSFATALGLRGQNDDLSLKSSVAMVVNQDTKEVYFEKNSSVSLPIASITKLMTAMVVLDSKLPLDETIVINADDVNIYRTSRLAGGTVLTREEALLLALMSSENRAAYTLGRNYPGGISAFIDAMNRKAKEIGMTHSHFADPTGLLSENVASAEDLARMLSVAYQYKMIREFSTWPDLTMMIGKRPQKFLNTNRLVRAGDMNIGLQKTGFINAAGKCLVMQARVNNTPLLLVFLDSVGTQSRFADAVRVRDWYERMPMGEPQAIRRLM is encoded by the coding sequence ATGTGTTTGAATCGTTTTTGGCCCCTTGTCCACATCTGCCTTATCTCGTTTGGAGTTGCTAGCTCCTCTCTGGTAATCGCTGCTAACTCAGATTCCCAAACTGCAAAGTCCACCAAATCAGCAGCAAAGGCACCTGCAAAATCAGAGTCTAAAAAGCTAGTTAAATCATCTAAAAAACCAAAAACAGTGAGGACTACTGTTACTCGTTCAGTCGAGTCTGTTATCCCAGCAAGACCTTCATTTGCAACGGCGCTGGGTTTACGAGGTCAAAACGACGATTTGAGCTTGAAGTCCAGCGTGGCCATGGTCGTTAATCAAGATACTAAGGAAGTGTATTTTGAAAAGAACTCCTCGGTCAGTTTGCCGATCGCTTCCATTACTAAGCTGATGACTGCAATGGTTGTACTTGACTCCAAATTGCCTCTAGATGAAACCATTGTCATCAATGCCGATGACGTCAATATATATCGCACGTCCCGTCTTGCTGGGGGAACGGTATTGACGAGAGAGGAGGCGCTCTTGTTAGCGCTAATGTCCTCTGAGAATCGCGCAGCCTACACGCTTGGACGAAACTACCCAGGTGGCATTTCTGCATTTATTGATGCCATGAACCGGAAAGCAAAAGAGATCGGGATGACACATTCTCATTTTGCTGATCCTACTGGCCTTTTAAGTGAAAACGTTGCTTCCGCAGAAGACCTGGCACGTATGTTGAGTGTTGCTTATCAATACAAAATGATTCGTGAGTTTTCTACCTGGCCAGATTTGACGATGATGATTGGCAAGCGACCACAGAAGTTTCTCAATACCAATCGCTTGGTACGTGCAGGTGATATGAATATCGGCTTGCAAAAAACAGGATTTATTAACGCAGCAGGCAAGTGCTTAGTGATGCAGGCCCGTGTGAACAACACACCATTGCTACTGGTTTTCTTGGATTCTGTTGGAACGCAATCGCGTTTTGCCGATGCTGTGAGAGTGCGCGATTGGTATGAACGTATGCCAATGGGTGAACCTCAGGCAATTCGTCGCTTGATGTAG
- a CDS encoding PAS domain-containing sensor histidine kinase, which translates to MKKIVFSIRQLQPVKWIRRIRGFKLVYTPLIAIVLFTVVMGVIMGTLQLQEKSQQEAALFRELSFAKQRIQLRFANNTDVLQSLGREYISSGESVKSRENLFIQAENLLQSNHEIAQIVWIDKAGQRQWRVPLNNLRTVWLNKDVNAETVNQGLRKTLELSTATSRPAFSQFMTLEVPSDEVISREIRNVFWQTVPQISGNEINGMVAVLYTTQGLLEIIPGELKSQYRFTLITDDDRVLAISSDKNTPKRAFSNQTSLDIGVLSPNLSLRIDTYPPATNLTFRMLIGVVLGLSAFVIWSLWSVLKQMQVRQEAEANLRAETNFRSAMENSTPVGIRAHDMNRVITYVNPAFCEMTGWSAEELIGQSPPFAFWPEGQKNELTDKMNKALKIAMSEERTIGIEGSILHRDGSVIQTRTFIAPLVNEKSQQTGWVTSLIDISEPKKIREELAASQERFVAVLEGLDAAVSVVSNENGELLFTNRFYRERFGNTAKGHFELTGSDKTSEGISAQSPYQETASEEIQLLDEATGISKWYEVRRRNVPWVDGHLAQLLIATDITLRVEADDLARQQEERMQFTSRLTTMGEMASSLAHELNQPLAAISNYCMGVAKRLQGQLDPALQKDILPALEKASDQAHRAGTIIQRIKGFVKRSEPQRKSCDIAEIIHDAVGLVEIDAHRHRLSINTEIAENLPQVDLDPVLILQVLVNLLKNSLDSLREVYPLSSRWSAPPVRISADLDTSAFPAMLRIQVRDAGGGIAKSVIERMFEPFFSTKSDGMGMGLNICRSVIESHQGRLWATNLMDAEHTKLSGCTFTILLPLESPGSSDSI; encoded by the coding sequence ATGAAAAAAATAGTATTTTCAATAAGGCAACTACAGCCTGTGAAGTGGATCCGTCGAATACGGGGGTTTAAGCTTGTCTATACGCCATTAATAGCCATTGTGCTGTTCACTGTTGTTATGGGTGTCATTATGGGCACCCTACAACTACAAGAAAAAAGTCAGCAAGAAGCCGCTCTTTTTAGAGAACTCTCTTTTGCGAAGCAACGTATCCAATTGCGCTTTGCAAACAATACCGATGTACTTCAGTCGCTTGGACGTGAATATATAAGTAGTGGTGAGTCGGTTAAGTCAAGAGAAAACCTCTTCATACAGGCTGAAAATTTATTACAAAGTAATCATGAAATTGCACAAATCGTTTGGATTGATAAAGCAGGACAACGACAGTGGAGAGTTCCGCTAAATAACTTAAGAACAGTCTGGCTTAATAAAGATGTTAACGCTGAGACTGTCAATCAAGGTTTAAGAAAAACACTTGAGCTCAGTACAGCAACGAGCCGACCAGCTTTTAGTCAATTCATGACGCTCGAAGTTCCTAGCGATGAAGTCATCTCAAGAGAAATCCGTAACGTATTTTGGCAAACAGTTCCCCAGATTTCTGGTAATGAAATTAATGGCATGGTAGCTGTTCTTTACACCACACAAGGCTTGCTTGAAATTATTCCTGGCGAGCTCAAGAGCCAGTATCGCTTCACATTAATTACAGACGATGACAGAGTCCTAGCGATCTCGTCCGATAAAAATACACCAAAGCGTGCATTTAGCAATCAAACAAGTTTGGATATTGGAGTGCTTAGCCCAAATCTCAGCCTACGCATCGATACCTACCCGCCTGCCACGAATTTAACTTTTAGAATGTTGATAGGCGTGGTGCTGGGTTTGAGTGCGTTTGTGATTTGGAGCTTATGGTCCGTTCTCAAACAGATGCAGGTTAGGCAAGAGGCAGAAGCAAATCTTCGAGCAGAAACTAATTTCCGTAGTGCAATGGAAAATTCCACTCCAGTAGGTATCCGTGCGCACGATATGAATAGAGTAATTACTTATGTGAATCCCGCATTTTGTGAGATGACTGGGTGGTCTGCAGAAGAACTCATCGGACAAAGCCCCCCTTTTGCCTTCTGGCCCGAAGGTCAGAAAAATGAGCTGACTGACAAAATGAATAAGGCCCTCAAAATAGCAATGAGCGAAGAGAGGACCATTGGGATTGAAGGCTCAATTCTTCACAGGGATGGATCAGTTATTCAGACGCGCACATTTATTGCACCCCTTGTAAACGAAAAGAGTCAGCAAACTGGCTGGGTAACTTCATTAATTGATATCTCCGAACCTAAGAAAATTCGAGAAGAGTTGGCAGCCTCACAAGAGCGATTTGTTGCGGTATTAGAAGGGCTTGATGCTGCAGTTTCAGTAGTATCAAATGAGAACGGTGAACTATTATTTACAAATCGCTTCTATCGTGAACGCTTTGGTAATACTGCCAAGGGCCACTTTGAATTAACTGGTAGCGATAAGACGTCCGAGGGTATTTCAGCCCAATCACCATATCAGGAAACTGCATCAGAAGAAATTCAATTGCTAGATGAGGCAACGGGAATCTCAAAATGGTATGAAGTTCGCAGACGGAATGTCCCATGGGTAGATGGTCACTTGGCACAATTATTAATTGCCACAGATATTACGCTGCGCGTCGAAGCTGATGACTTGGCTCGACAACAAGAAGAGCGGATGCAATTTACCAGCCGCTTAACAACCATGGGCGAAATGGCCTCTTCTTTAGCCCACGAATTAAATCAACCGCTGGCTGCAATTTCAAACTACTGCATGGGTGTGGCAAAGCGCTTACAGGGTCAACTTGATCCTGCCTTGCAAAAAGATATTCTTCCGGCGCTAGAGAAGGCATCTGATCAGGCTCATCGCGCTGGCACGATCATTCAACGTATTAAGGGCTTTGTAAAACGTAGTGAACCTCAAAGGAAGTCCTGTGACATTGCTGAAATTATTCATGATGCCGTTGGATTGGTAGAAATTGACGCCCATCGCCATCGCTTGAGTATCAACACTGAAATCGCTGAAAATCTTCCCCAAGTCGACTTAGATCCAGTCTTAATTCTGCAGGTCTTGGTCAATCTCCTGAAAAACTCATTAGATAGTCTGAGAGAGGTTTACCCCCTTTCCTCACGCTGGTCGGCCCCCCCTGTAAGGATTTCAGCAGATTTAGACACCAGCGCCTTCCCCGCCATGTTGCGCATCCAGGTGCGGGACGCGGGCGGCGGAATCGCAAAATCAGTGATTGAGCGCATGTTTGAGCCCTTTTTTAGCACCAAAAGCGATGGTATGGGCATGGGTCTGAATATCTGTCGATCCGTCATTGAGTCCCATCAGGGTCGTCTTTGGGCAACCAATCTGATGGATGCCGAACATACGAAGTTGTCGGGCTGCACCTTTACAATACTATTACCCTTAGAGTCCCCGGGTTCTAGCGATAGTATTTAA
- the aceE gene encoding pyruvate dehydrogenase (acetyl-transferring), homodimeric type — protein MAAVPEQILGSAGKQDADPGETQEWLQALDGVIRNEGPERAAYLIDQQISHARVNGVNQPFHAETPYINTIPVEQQARLPGDQNVEHRIRSYTRWNAMAMVLRANKDTNVGGHISSFQSAATLYDVGFNHFWHAPSPEHGGDLIFVQGHSAPGVYARAYMLGRLSDEQLNNFRQEVGGKGISSYPHPWLMPDFWQFPTVSMGLGPIMAIYQARFMRYMQDRGFIQAEGRKVWAFLGDGETDEPESLGAIGMAGREKLDNLIFVVNCNLQRLDGPVRGNGKIIQELEGEFRGAGWNVIKVVWGGHWDALFARDKKGILMQRLGQIVDGEYQTMKAKSGAYVREIVFNTPELKALVSDWSDDEIWQLNRGGHDPHKVFAAFHSAVNHKDQPTVILAHTIKGYGMGASGEAMNIAHQAKKMNADDVRRFRDRFEIPVKDEQLEEMPLVKFAEGSPELEYMKARRQELGGYLPQRRMKAESLPVPALEVFAPLLEATTDGREISTTMAFVRILNTIVRDKVLGKRVVPIVPDESRTFGMEGMFRQLGIWNQLGQLYTPEDHDQLMFYKEDKTGQILQEGINEAGGMCDWIAAATSYSTHGVPMLPFYIFYSMFGFQRIGDLCWAAGDMRSRGFLLGGTAGRTTLNGEGLQHEDGHSQVWSASIPNCISYDPSFSFEVAVVIQDGMRRMLAEQEDVYYYITLMNENYAHPAMPKGAEQDIIKGMYKLKSVGDANAKLHVQLLGSGTIFREVIEAAEILHKDWGVASDLWGCPSFTELGRNWNTVHRNNLLNPTAVPALSHVEQCLKDTVGPIIAATDYVRLFAEQIRPAIQHMGRRFEVLGTDGFGRSDTREKLRDFFEVDRRWVVITALRSLVDAGQLDRQKLAEAIQKYGIDTTKPNPMTV, from the coding sequence ATGGCAGCGGTTCCAGAACAAATTTTGGGTAGCGCAGGAAAACAAGATGCTGATCCAGGCGAAACCCAAGAGTGGTTACAGGCCCTTGATGGTGTTATTCGGAATGAGGGTCCAGAGCGTGCTGCCTATCTTATTGATCAGCAAATTTCTCATGCCCGAGTGAATGGGGTGAATCAACCCTTTCATGCTGAAACTCCATACATCAACACAATCCCTGTGGAGCAGCAAGCACGTCTACCAGGCGATCAAAATGTTGAGCACCGCATCCGTTCCTACACGCGTTGGAACGCAATGGCTATGGTCTTGCGTGCTAATAAAGATACCAACGTTGGTGGTCATATTTCTTCTTTCCAGTCGGCGGCCACTCTATATGACGTCGGCTTTAACCATTTCTGGCATGCCCCATCTCCAGAGCATGGTGGCGATCTCATATTTGTTCAAGGACATTCTGCCCCCGGTGTGTACGCCCGAGCTTACATGCTCGGTCGCTTGTCTGATGAGCAGCTGAATAACTTCCGTCAAGAAGTGGGTGGCAAAGGCATCTCTAGTTATCCGCACCCTTGGTTGATGCCGGATTTTTGGCAGTTCCCTACAGTGTCGATGGGTCTTGGCCCAATCATGGCTATTTATCAAGCGCGCTTTATGCGCTACATGCAGGATCGAGGATTCATTCAAGCGGAAGGTAGAAAGGTTTGGGCCTTCCTCGGCGATGGTGAAACTGATGAACCGGAATCACTCGGTGCTATTGGTATGGCCGGCCGTGAAAAATTAGATAACCTGATTTTTGTAGTGAACTGCAACCTTCAACGTCTTGATGGGCCTGTACGTGGTAACGGTAAGATTATTCAAGAGCTCGAAGGTGAGTTCCGCGGCGCCGGTTGGAATGTAATCAAGGTGGTTTGGGGCGGTCATTGGGATGCTTTGTTTGCTCGCGATAAAAAAGGTATCTTGATGCAGCGTCTTGGTCAGATTGTCGATGGTGAATACCAGACTATGAAAGCCAAGAGTGGTGCCTACGTGCGCGAAATCGTTTTCAATACACCCGAGCTAAAGGCATTGGTCAGTGACTGGAGTGATGACGAGATTTGGCAACTCAATCGCGGTGGTCATGATCCCCATAAAGTATTTGCAGCATTTCATTCAGCCGTAAATCATAAGGATCAGCCAACCGTTATTTTGGCTCACACCATTAAAGGTTACGGTATGGGTGCCTCGGGTGAGGCAATGAATATTGCCCACCAAGCGAAGAAGATGAATGCAGATGATGTACGTCGTTTCCGCGATCGTTTTGAGATCCCCGTAAAAGATGAGCAACTAGAAGAAATGCCTTTAGTGAAATTTGCGGAAGGAAGCCCAGAGCTTGAGTATATGAAAGCTCGCCGTCAAGAGTTGGGCGGCTATTTGCCACAGCGTCGCATGAAGGCCGAGAGCCTGCCGGTTCCAGCGCTTGAGGTATTCGCACCATTACTAGAGGCAACTACCGATGGCCGTGAGATTTCTACCACGATGGCCTTTGTTCGCATACTCAATACGATTGTGCGCGACAAGGTGTTGGGTAAACGAGTTGTTCCAATTGTTCCGGATGAGTCACGCACCTTTGGCATGGAAGGTATGTTCCGTCAATTAGGTATCTGGAATCAGCTAGGCCAGCTTTACACCCCAGAAGATCATGATCAACTGATGTTCTATAAAGAGGACAAGACTGGTCAGATTTTGCAAGAAGGTATTAATGAAGCGGGTGGTATGTGCGACTGGATCGCTGCTGCCACTTCATACTCAACGCACGGCGTACCGATGCTGCCTTTTTATATCTTCTATTCCATGTTTGGTTTCCAGCGGATTGGTGACCTCTGTTGGGCTGCTGGTGATATGCGTAGCCGTGGATTTTTACTGGGCGGTACTGCCGGTAGAACGACTTTGAATGGTGAAGGCCTTCAGCATGAAGATGGACACAGCCAAGTATGGAGCGCTTCAATTCCAAACTGTATTAGCTACGACCCTTCATTCTCATTTGAAGTAGCTGTAGTAATTCAAGATGGTATGCGCCGTATGCTGGCTGAACAAGAAGATGTGTACTACTACATCACTCTGATGAATGAGAACTACGCTCATCCAGCCATGCCAAAAGGTGCAGAGCAAGACATCATTAAAGGTATGTACAAACTCAAGTCGGTTGGCGATGCTAACGCGAAATTGCATGTACAGCTTTTAGGTTCGGGAACTATTTTCCGTGAAGTTATTGAAGCCGCTGAAATCCTACATAAAGATTGGGGTGTTGCTTCTGATTTGTGGGGCTGCCCAAGCTTTACTGAGTTAGGTCGTAACTGGAATACAGTCCATCGTAATAATCTTCTAAATCCAACTGCAGTACCTGCTTTATCTCATGTAGAGCAGTGCCTCAAAGATACTGTGGGCCCGATCATCGCTGCAACTGACTATGTCCGTTTGTTTGCTGAGCAAATTCGCCCAGCTATCCAGCATATGGGTCGTCGCTTCGAGGTATTGGGAACAGACGGTTTTGGACGTTCCGATACTCGTGAAAAATTACGTGATTTCTTTGAAGTAGATCGTCGCTGGGTCGTTATCACAGCCTTGCGCTCTTTGGTGGATGCTGGCCAGTTGGATCGCCAAAAGTTAGCCGAAGCAATTCAGAAGTACGGCATCGACACCACCAAGCCAAATCCAATGACGGTTTGA
- the aceF gene encoding dihydrolipoyllysine-residue acetyltransferase, translating into MSQLIDIKVPDIGDYKDVPVIEVLVKAGDRIEKEQSIVVLESDKATMDVPSSHSGLVKEVKVKVGDSISEGAIVLVLEESGATVAPAATQTAAPAVAKTEPAVAPAPKVEPPIVRAPVPSPISNTPVEMDPTASHASPSVRKFARELGVTVHQVKGSGPKGRVTQEDVQAFVKTAMSGGAGSTSTASGGSLGGLNLIPWPKVDFSKFGETERQPLNRIKKLTAANLGRNWVMIPAVTYHEDADITELEAFRVLTNKENEKQGLKITMLAFMMKAAVAALKKFPEFNSSIDGDDLVLKKYFNIAFAADTPNGLVVPVIRDADKKGIFELARETSELAALARDGKLKPEQMQGASFTISSLGGIGGTYFSPIVNAPEVAILGVSKAAMKPVWDGKQFVPRLICPLSLSADHRVIDGALATRFNVYIAQLMSDFRRAAL; encoded by the coding sequence ATGAGCCAACTAATTGATATTAAAGTCCCAGATATTGGGGATTACAAAGATGTGCCCGTCATTGAGGTATTGGTAAAAGCCGGTGATCGTATTGAGAAAGAGCAATCTATTGTTGTTCTGGAGTCGGACAAGGCAACCATGGACGTTCCCTCATCGCACTCCGGTCTTGTGAAAGAGGTCAAGGTTAAGGTGGGTGACTCTATTTCAGAGGGCGCCATTGTTCTGGTGCTTGAGGAGAGTGGCGCAACTGTAGCTCCAGCTGCCACACAAACTGCTGCTCCCGCAGTAGCAAAAACCGAACCTGCTGTGGCACCGGCTCCAAAAGTAGAGCCACCAATTGTGCGTGCACCAGTTCCATCTCCTATTAGTAATACCCCGGTTGAAATGGATCCAACAGCTAGTCACGCAAGTCCTTCAGTCCGTAAATTTGCGCGTGAACTCGGTGTTACGGTTCATCAAGTTAAAGGCTCCGGCCCTAAAGGCAGAGTCACCCAAGAAGACGTGCAGGCTTTTGTAAAGACTGCAATGAGTGGTGGAGCTGGCAGCACATCAACTGCATCTGGCGGAAGCTTGGGCGGCCTCAATCTAATTCCTTGGCCAAAAGTCGATTTTTCTAAATTTGGTGAGACTGAGCGTCAGCCACTCAATCGTATTAAGAAGCTGACCGCCGCTAATCTGGGTCGTAACTGGGTCATGATTCCTGCCGTGACATATCACGAGGATGCGGATATTACTGAGCTCGAGGCATTTAGAGTGCTGACCAACAAAGAGAACGAAAAGCAGGGCCTCAAAATCACCATGCTGGCGTTCATGATGAAAGCTGCTGTAGCTGCGCTCAAAAAATTTCCTGAGTTCAATAGCTCTATTGATGGCGATGACTTGGTGTTGAAGAAGTATTTCAATATCGCTTTTGCCGCTGATACGCCAAATGGTTTAGTGGTGCCAGTGATTCGTGATGCAGATAAAAAAGGTATTTTTGAGCTTGCTCGTGAAACCTCAGAGTTAGCCGCGCTAGCGCGAGACGGAAAACTGAAGCCCGAGCAAATGCAGGGTGCTAGTTTCACTATCTCCTCCTTGGGAGGCATTGGCGGTACCTATTTCTCACCCATCGTGAACGCTCCTGAGGTAGCCATCTTGGGTGTCAGCAAGGCTGCTATGAAGCCAGTGTGGGATGGTAAGCAATTTGTGCCACGCTTAATTTGTCCATTGTCACTCAGTGCCGACCATCGTGTAATTGATGGTGCTTTGGCAACGCGTTTCAACGTCTACATCGCTCAGCTGATGTCCGACTTCCGTCGCGCGGCGCTATAA
- the lpdA gene encoding dihydrolipoyl dehydrogenase, producing MAKQIILVPDIGDYSDVPVIEVLIKVGDVIEKEQPLLVLESDKATMEIPADAAGTVLSISVKAGDKVGKGSVVAEIEVGVATATPQASAPAASAVSTPAPVAAPVISAPIAGQYSGKVDHECELLVLGAGPGGYSAAFRSADLGMSTILIERYPTLGGVCLNVGCIPSKALLHTTAVMDEVKTMSKHGISYGAPKIEIDQLRGYKNSVIAKLTGGLAGMAKARKVSVVRGLGRFLDANHVEVELTKGDGQDLTGQKEVIRFQKAIIAAGSQPVKLPFLPEDSRIVDSTGALLLKSIPKRMLVIGGGIIGLEMATVYSTLGSRIDIAEMMDGLMAGADRDLEKVWEKFNAGRFEKIMLKTRASKAEVKADGISVSFEGEGAPSESQTYDLVLVAVGRTPNGKKIDASAAGVVVDERGFVPVDNQMRTNVNNIFAIGDIVGQPMLAHKAVHEGHVAAEVAAGEKSYFDAKQIPSVAYTDPEVAWAGLTEEQCKAQGIAYEKGLFPWAASGRAIANGRDEGFTKLIFDATSKRIIGGGIVGTHAGDLIGEVCLAIEMGADAVDIGKTIHPHPTLGESVGLAAETALGHCTDLPPVKKKTH from the coding sequence ATGGCTAAGCAAATTATTCTCGTGCCGGATATTGGTGATTATTCAGATGTGCCAGTGATTGAAGTGCTCATCAAAGTGGGTGATGTCATCGAAAAGGAGCAGCCACTGCTCGTTCTAGAGTCTGACAAAGCAACGATGGAAATTCCAGCCGATGCAGCTGGAACTGTTTTGAGTATTTCAGTCAAAGCTGGCGATAAGGTTGGTAAAGGTAGTGTCGTAGCGGAGATTGAAGTGGGGGTGGCAACAGCTACACCTCAAGCTTCTGCGCCTGCAGCCTCAGCAGTCTCAACCCCTGCTCCTGTAGCAGCGCCTGTCATCAGTGCTCCTATTGCCGGTCAATACAGCGGCAAAGTAGATCATGAGTGCGAATTGCTCGTCTTAGGTGCAGGTCCAGGCGGCTATAGCGCTGCATTCCGAAGTGCGGACTTGGGTATGAGCACTATTTTGATAGAGCGCTATCCAACTTTAGGCGGTGTTTGCTTAAACGTGGGTTGTATTCCATCGAAAGCCTTACTTCATACAACTGCAGTGATGGATGAAGTGAAAACGATGTCCAAGCATGGCATTAGCTATGGCGCTCCCAAGATTGAAATTGATCAATTACGCGGCTACAAAAATTCAGTTATTGCTAAGTTAACAGGTGGTTTGGCCGGCATGGCAAAAGCCCGTAAGGTTAGTGTAGTGCGTGGATTAGGCCGATTCTTAGATGCAAATCACGTAGAAGTGGAGTTAACAAAGGGTGATGGCCAAGACTTAACAGGGCAAAAAGAAGTGATTCGCTTTCAGAAAGCGATTATTGCAGCGGGAAGTCAGCCAGTAAAATTACCATTTTTGCCAGAAGATTCTCGTATCGTAGATAGCACTGGCGCCTTATTACTCAAGAGTATTCCAAAGCGCATGTTGGTCATCGGTGGCGGCATTATTGGTTTAGAGATGGCTACTGTTTACAGCACCCTAGGCTCCCGTATTGATATTGCTGAAATGATGGATGGCCTCATGGCGGGCGCAGATCGTGATTTAGAAAAGGTCTGGGAGAAGTTTAATGCCGGCCGTTTCGAAAAGATCATGTTGAAAACCCGAGCATCTAAAGCTGAAGTCAAGGCTGACGGTATTTCGGTGAGCTTTGAAGGTGAGGGCGCTCCCTCAGAGTCGCAGACTTACGACTTAGTATTGGTTGCAGTTGGACGCACACCGAATGGCAAGAAGATTGATGCATCGGCTGCAGGTGTTGTTGTAGATGAGCGTGGCTTCGTTCCTGTCGACAATCAAATGCGCACTAATGTGAACAACATCTTTGCGATTGGCGACATCGTTGGCCAACCCATGCTTGCGCACAAAGCAGTACATGAGGGCCACGTTGCCGCTGAAGTCGCTGCGGGTGAAAAGTCCTACTTTGACGCCAAGCAAATTCCATCGGTGGCATACACTGACCCAGAGGTGGCTTGGGCTGGTTTGACCGAAGAGCAGTGTAAAGCTCAAGGGATTGCCTACGAAAAAGGTTTATTTCCATGGGCAGCTAGCGGAAGGGCGATTGCCAATGGTCGTGATGAAGGCTTTACCAAGCTGATTTTTGATGCTACTAGCAAACGTATTATTGGTGGCGGTATCGTTGGTACGCATGCGGGCGATTTAATTGGCGAAGTCTGTCTTGCCATAGAGATGGGTGCTGATGCTGTAGATATTGGCAAAACGATTCATCCACATCCAACCCTAGGTGAATCTGTTGGCTTAGCTGCAGAGACTGCTCTTGGTCACTGCACTGATCTACCACCAGTAAAGAAGAAGACGCATTAA
- a CDS encoding DMT family transporter — MRFKLDSLIAPLFVLIWSTGFVIARLAMPYVEPATFLFWRFSGVLMAMACLSLVWRISWPSWSQFKHIAVAGILLQFGYLLGVWFAVRLGMTAGLVAIIVGLQPILTAWFAAWVSEKVTGRQWIGLGFGFAGVALVVAEKIVFTYIPPLSYVLAFAALLSITFGTLYQKKFCPVFDLRAGSSIQFGVSAILCFVCMYYFESAVMVWNAPVIGALLWAIFPLSIGSISLLFMMIRKGAATKVTSLLYLTPPTTAAMAWFLFGEPFTFMMAGGLLLTMTGVVLVNRGQTGAVATIAE, encoded by the coding sequence ATGAGATTCAAGCTTGACAGCCTAATTGCCCCCTTATTTGTATTGATTTGGAGTACGGGCTTTGTTATTGCACGCTTAGCCATGCCTTATGTTGAACCCGCCACCTTCCTGTTTTGGCGTTTCTCAGGGGTACTAATGGCTATGGCATGCCTAAGCCTTGTCTGGAGAATCAGCTGGCCAAGTTGGTCTCAATTCAAGCACATAGCGGTTGCTGGCATATTGCTCCAGTTCGGCTATCTATTAGGGGTTTGGTTCGCAGTCCGCCTGGGGATGACTGCAGGTCTGGTAGCAATCATCGTGGGCTTGCAGCCCATTCTGACCGCTTGGTTCGCTGCCTGGGTATCTGAAAAAGTTACGGGACGCCAGTGGATTGGTTTGGGTTTCGGATTTGCTGGGGTAGCTCTGGTTGTAGCTGAAAAAATTGTCTTCACCTACATTCCTCCATTGAGTTACGTATTGGCTTTTGCTGCCTTACTCTCAATTACGTTTGGCACTCTCTATCAAAAGAAATTCTGTCCAGTCTTTGACTTACGGGCAGGCTCATCGATTCAGTTTGGCGTATCCGCCATACTTTGCTTTGTTTGTATGTATTACTTTGAGTCTGCTGTCATGGTCTGGAATGCCCCAGTCATTGGAGCATTGCTGTGGGCGATTTTCCCGCTCTCGATAGGCTCCATCAGCTTGCTCTTTATGATGATTCGTAAGGGGGCTGCAACTAAGGTAACGAGTCTCCTGTATTTAACGCCACCCACCACTGCGGCGATGGCATGGTTCTTATTCGGCGAACCCTTTACCTTTATGATGGCAGGTGGTTTATTGCTCACGATGACTGGAGTTGTTCTAGTTAATCGAGGTCAAACAGGCGCTGTTGCTACGATTGCAGAATAA
- a CDS encoding phasin family protein encodes MKLTPEQIAAAQKANLETLSGLTNQALQSIEKLIELNMHIAKQSLSESMSSAKKALEVKDIQQLLAHQAEAVQPMAEKIMAYSRHLYELAHETQASFTKSAEKEFQAGQRKMNALVEDWTKAAPAGSDAAVHAMKHAITSAANVFETSQKAVKHAVEVAQTNMNHAASAVETKVQSGNKTVSKKNNKK; translated from the coding sequence ATGAAATTAACGCCCGAACAAATAGCTGCAGCACAAAAAGCGAACCTAGAAACTTTAAGCGGGCTAACCAATCAAGCACTACAGAGCATAGAGAAATTAATTGAGCTTAATATGCATATCGCCAAGCAAAGCCTAAGTGAAAGCATGAGTAGTGCCAAGAAAGCACTTGAAGTCAAAGATATTCAACAACTCCTTGCCCATCAGGCGGAAGCAGTCCAACCTATGGCTGAGAAAATTATGGCCTATAGCCGCCATCTTTATGAATTAGCGCATGAGACTCAAGCAAGTTTTACTAAGTCTGCTGAAAAAGAATTTCAAGCGGGCCAGAGAAAAATGAATGCCTTAGTAGAAGACTGGACTAAGGCTGCGCCAGCGGGCTCAGATGCTGCAGTACATGCTATGAAACATGCAATCACTTCTGCTGCTAATGTATTTGAAACTAGCCAGAAGGCAGTGAAGCATGCTGTAGAAGTTGCGCAAACAAATATGAACCATGCTGCTAGCGCAGTTGAAACGAAGGTGCAATCAGGCAATAAAACGGTGAGTAAAAAAAACAATAAGAAATAA